One region of Eupeodes corollae chromosome 1, idEupCoro1.1, whole genome shotgun sequence genomic DNA includes:
- the LOC129942432 gene encoding paired box pox-meso protein, whose product MDPENQCPQYGEVNQLGGVFVNGRPLPNNIRLQIVELARRGTRPCDISRHLRVSHGCVSKILARYHETGSILPGAIGGSKPRVTTPKVVNYIRDLKQRDPGIFAWEIRDRLLSEGVCDKTNVPSVSSISRILRNKLGSMPHHSPTTASAAAAHHHHHTHLYNSLYQTYNPYGMRSVSCNSPSPPQGQLRPSHCWPSSHSVQDILAHQAQAANNALRNSCNGNVGVGVGVGVGALPAMPTAGSPVATHLGVDETNYYMYIQNASMMHHGGMMTTATGL is encoded by the coding sequence AAAATCAGTGCCCTCAATATGGAGAGGTCAACCAGTTGGGTGGAGTGTTTGTGAATGGACGTCCCTTGCCGAATAATATACGTCTGCAAATAGTCGAACTGGCCCGGCGAGGAACTCGGCCCTGTGATATTTCCCGTCATCTGCGAGTCAGTCATGGTTGTGTGTCCAAGATTCTTGCAAGATACCACGAGACCGGTTCGATTCTACCGGGAGCCATTGGAGGCTCGAAGCCAAGGGTAACCACCCCAAAAGTTGTCAATTACATTCGCGATCTGAAGCAACGAGATCCGGGCATTTTCGCTTGGGAAATTCGTGACCGTTTGCTGAGCGAGGGAGTTTGTGATAAGACCAATGTTCCCAGTGTCAGTTCGATTTCGAGAATTCTCCGCAACAAATTGGGTTCGATGCCACACCATTCGCCTACAACTGCGTCGGCGGCTGCGGCACATCACCATCACCACACGCACCTGTACAACTCTCTCTATCAAACCTACAATCCTTATGGAATGCGGTCAGTTTCGTGCAATTCTCCATCCCCTCCACAAGGCCAACTCAGACCCTCGCACTGTTGGCCATCGTCGCATTCTGTCCAGGACATTCTTGCTCATCAAGCGCAGGCAGCCAACAATGCCCTGCGAAACAGCTGCAATGGCAATGTGGGAGTGGGCGTGGGAGTTGGAGTAGGCGCCCTTCCGGCTATGCCAACGGCCGGATCACCAGTTGCGACTCACCTCGGCGTAGACGAAACCAACTACTATATGTACATCCAGAACGCCAGTATGATGCATCATGGCGGAATGATGACGACTGCGACGGGATtgtga
- the LOC129942433 gene encoding uncharacterized protein LOC129942433, which translates to MKLFVICSLLLILAISSTIAAPRGNGRPGCATSQEIHTRFYRNFWDPTAYWVCSELRKPASAARCQDEEAFMDSLRKCVPWNDWHWETIKSPPSSAAH; encoded by the exons ATGAAACTTTTTG TAATTTGCAGTCTTTTGCTCATCTTGGCAATAAGTTCCACCATCGCTGCCCCACGAGGTAATGGTCGTCCCGGATGTGCAACCAGCCAGGAAATCCACACTAGATTCTATAGGAATTTTTGGGATCCAACTGCCTACTGGGTATGTTCTGAGTTAAGAAAACCAGCTTCAGCTGCAAGATGCCAAGACGAGGAAGCATTCATGGATAGCCTTAGGAAATGTGTCCCATGGAATGATTGGCATTGGGAAACTATTAAATCTCCACCAAGTTCAGCAGCTCATTAA
- the LOC129940203 gene encoding high affinity copper uptake protein 1 — translation MDHGDHGMDHGGMDHGGMDHGGHGDGSSDSRTCPMIMTFHGGHCERILWKSWLAYTLTEFIFSALAIFAVAFAYEGIKFVREYHLRKVLKEESDRLRALNSKNCMTNEGSSSNTPLHVAYQLNYFQRIFNTPHILQTCLNLVQIILSYLLMLIFMTFNYWLCLAVILGLGLGYFVFGWIKQDVYETECCH, via the exons atggATCACGGTGATCATGGTATGGATCATGGGGGCATGGATCACGGGGGTATGGACCATGGTGGACATGGAGATGGTTCTTCCGACTCAAGAACTTGTCCAATGATCATGACA TTCCACGGTGGCCATTGTGAGAGAATCCTATGGAAGAGTTGGCTAGCATACACCCTTACCGAGTTCATATTCTCAGCGCTGGCAATTTTTGCTGTTGCCTTCGCCTATGAAGGAATCAAATTCGTTCGCGAATATCACCTGCGCAAAGTTCTCAAAGAAGAAAGCGACCGTCTGAgagcattaaattcaaaaaattgtatgaccaATGAGGGTTCCTCTTCAAATACTCCACTCCATGTAGCTTATCAACTCAACTATTTCCAACGAATCTTCAATACTCCTCACATTCTTCAAACGTGCCTCAATCTAGTCCAGATTATCCTGTCCTATTTGTTGATGTTGATCTTCATGACTTTCAATTACTGGCTCTGTCTGGCAGTTATACTCGGCCTGGGTTTgggctattttgtttttggttggaTAAAACAAGATGTTTACGAGACAGAATGTTGTcactga